One genomic window of Anaerolineae bacterium includes the following:
- a CDS encoding response regulator gives MKRILVVDDDVDTVGFLKVILQHQGYEILTAQDGVEALELLQSHPVDLILTDVAMPHINGYELCQRIKNAADSRLLLTPVILMSGRTLAVCRRERISNKQDSC, from the coding sequence ATGAAAAGGATCTTAGTGGTTGATGATGATGTCGATACAGTTGGTTTTCTCAAGGTTATTTTACAACATCAGGGGTACGAGATTCTCACGGCTCAAGACGGGGTCGAGGCCTTGGAATTGTTGCAGAGCCACCCGGTGGATCTCATCCTCACCGATGTGGCCATGCCCCACATAAATGGTTACGAACTCTGTCAACGGATCAAGAATGCTGCTGATTCTCGCCTACTACTCACCCCAGTCATCTTGATGAGTGGCCGTACTCTAGCAGTTTGTCGGAGAGAAAGGATTTCCAACAAACAGGATTCATGTTAA